A region from the Benincasa hispida cultivar B227 chromosome 8, ASM972705v1, whole genome shotgun sequence genome encodes:
- the LOC120083685 gene encoding abscisic acid receptor PYL12-like, with protein MHCNGTATERKASTCTDSMIRLYHTPSLSPNQCGFSLFQVVQAPLALVWSMVRRFDNPQAYKRFVKSCTIRQGDGGVGTVREVVVVSGMPANTSVERLERLDDEAHVMVFTIIGGDHKLANYRSTTTLHEEEGGGGGNTMVVESYVVDVPSGSTKEDTILFANTIVTCNLRWLARKAETLI; from the coding sequence ATGCACTGTAACGGAACCGCTACGGAGCGCAAGGCTAGCACATGCACGGACTCAATGATCCGGCTTTACCACACCCCAAGCCTTTCCCCGAACCAATGTGGCTTCAGCCTCTTTCAAGTGGTTCAGGCGCCTCTTGCTCTAGTATGGTCCATGGTTCGCCGCTTCGACAACCCACAGGCTTACAAGCGGTTCGTTAAAAGCTGCACCATCCGTCAAGGCGATGGCGGGGTTGGCACGGTTAGAGAGGTGGTGGTGGTTAGTGGCATGCCGGCTAACACAAGCGTGGAGCGGCTCGAGCGGCTGGATGACGAGGCACATGTCATGGTTTTTACCATCATTGGCGGGGACCACAAACTGGCGAATTACCGGTCCACCACCACCTTACATGAGGAGGAGGGCGGCGGCGGAGGGAATACGATGGTGGTGGAATCCTATGTGGTGGATGTTCCCTCCGGAAGTACCAAAGAAGATACCATTTTGTTTGCTAATACCATTGTCACGTGTAATCTCAGGTGGTTGGCTCGTAAAGCTGAAACGCTTATCTAA